The genomic interval AGCCGCCGAGAATTTCTTCGGCGCCGGCGCCGAAGGCGTCGCCGCCGTCGTCAGCCATGTGTTCGAAGACCTCGGCCGTCCCAACGGCTACATTCAAGGCGAAGAGGGCTCCGGCGCCATCGGCATCGGCCTCCGGTACGGCGACGGCCATCTGCGCCTGAAGCGCCAAAGCGGCCTGACCCGCGTCTACTGGCAAGGCCCATCGGTCGGCTTCGACACCGGCGGCAACGCCTCGAAAGTCTTCACCCTGGTCTACAACATGACCGACCCCGATCAGGTCTTTCACCGCTACGCCGGCGTTGACGGTTCGGCGTATTTCATTGGCGGCGTCGGTGTGAACTACCAGCGCCGCAACAACGTCACGCTCGCGCCAATGCGCGCCGGCGTCGGCTTCCGCCTCGGCGCCAATATCGGCTACCTCGCATATTCGCGCCGCCGCCGCTTGAATCCGTTCTAGCGCCGGTCGAACCACGCGGCGGCGAAGTCACGCTCGCTTCATTCGCGCGCTGTCGCGGTTCGATTCCGTTCTAAACGCCAATTTACGGCGCAACGCCGCCACAATCGGGGAGCGTCTCTTTCCCATCGAGGGGAGAATACTCATGCTGGCGCGTGTCCTGGCGGCTGTGGCCGTTACGTTGGTGGCAACTTCGGCTCTGGCGCAGGTCGCGCCGAAGACGCCGAGAAACATTCCACGCGAACCGCCGGTGTGGTC from Terricaulis silvestris carries:
- a CDS encoding DUF1134 domain-containing protein, with amino-acid sequence MSDQISRRALALGLTASALAPATAFAQSNDTYSEPEVTEAAENFFGAGAEGVAAVVSHVFEDLGRPNGYIQGEEGSGAIGIGLRYGDGHLRLKRQSGLTRVYWQGPSVGFDTGGNASKVFTLVYNMTDPDQVFHRYAGVDGSAYFIGGVGVNYQRRNNVTLAPMRAGVGFRLGANIGYLAYSRRRRLNPF